One genomic segment of Amycolatopsis granulosa includes these proteins:
- a CDS encoding uridine kinase — protein MLAGPPRWGRVRLVAVDGPSGAGKTTFAARLVDTFRARGATTGLVATDHYATWDDPVAWWPRLVTEVLRPLAAGRPAVYRPVDWTTGAPRPGPIRTVHPVDVLVLEGVSAGRASIRPALSALCWVEGPDPETRLARAVRRDGEGVRGPLAAWQQFEQGWFAVDRTRDHVHPDGLVPSSGLTHGENRS, from the coding sequence GTGCTGGCCGGCCCGCCCCGGTGGGGGCGGGTCCGGCTGGTCGCCGTGGACGGCCCGTCCGGCGCCGGCAAGACGACCTTCGCCGCGCGGCTCGTCGACACCTTCCGCGCCCGCGGTGCGACGACCGGTCTGGTCGCCACCGACCACTACGCGACCTGGGACGACCCGGTGGCGTGGTGGCCGCGGCTGGTCACCGAGGTGCTCCGGCCGCTGGCCGCCGGCCGCCCCGCGGTCTACCGCCCGGTGGACTGGACCACTGGCGCGCCACGACCCGGGCCGATCCGCACGGTCCACCCGGTCGACGTGCTCGTGCTGGAGGGCGTGTCCGCCGGCCGGGCGTCGATCCGCCCCGCGCTGTCCGCCCTGTGCTGGGTCGAGGGGCCGGACCCGGAGACCCGGCTCGCCCGCGCGGTCCGGCGGGACGGCGAGGGCGTTCGCGGTCCGCTCGCCGCTTGGCAGCAGTTCGAGCAGGGTTGGTTCGCGGTCGACCGGACCCGGGATCACGTGCATCCGGACGGGCTAGTGCCCTCGTCCGGTCTTACGCACGGTGAAAACCGTTCGTAA
- a CDS encoding YbaB/EbfC family nucleoid-associated protein, with translation MVQPGGGMPDMQAILQQAQQMQQQLVAAQEELARTEVTGTSGGGLVTATVTGGMELKSLRIDPKVVDPDDTETLADLVVAAVRDAMSSAQKLTEEKLGPVAGALGGGGGMPDLGGLGLPGLT, from the coding sequence ATGGTGCAACCCGGCGGTGGAATGCCCGACATGCAGGCCATCCTCCAGCAGGCGCAGCAGATGCAGCAGCAGCTCGTCGCAGCGCAGGAGGAGCTCGCCCGCACCGAGGTGACCGGCACGTCCGGCGGCGGTCTGGTCACCGCGACCGTCACCGGCGGCATGGAGCTCAAGTCCCTGCGGATCGACCCGAAGGTGGTCGACCCCGACGACACCGAGACGCTCGCCGACCTGGTCGTCGCCGCGGTGCGGGACGCGATGTCGAGCGCGCAGAAGCTCACCGAGGAGAAGCTCGGCCCGGTCGCCGGCGCTCTCGGCGGCGGTGGCGGCATGCCCGACCTCGGCGGACTCGGTCTGCCCGGCCTGACGTAG
- a CDS encoding ABC transporter ATP-binding protein produces the protein MSLLRVRDLSVVFHRKGTRPFTAVDGVGFEVEPGRTVGLVGESGSGKSVTALAIMGLLPERGARVTGEVLFEDTDLLRLSDRQLRDRRGRDLGMVFQDPLSSLNPVIPIGLQITEVLERHRKMERKQARVEAVDLLDRVGIPDPDRRLSEYPHQLSGGMRQRALIAIALACRPRLLIADEPTTALDVTIQAQILALLSELVRDTGTALIMITHDLGVVAGLCDEVNVMYGGRIVERAERHALFAAARHPYTHGLLSSIPRLDAPRGEKLVPIKGSVSDNIPWSQGCAFAPRCPNALDVCREVTPELDADSGGMLRCHNPVNRPVGAGEGVR, from the coding sequence TTGAGTCTTCTGCGAGTACGCGACCTGTCGGTGGTCTTCCACCGCAAGGGAACCCGGCCGTTCACCGCGGTGGACGGGGTCGGGTTCGAGGTCGAGCCGGGCCGCACGGTCGGTCTGGTCGGCGAGTCGGGCAGCGGCAAGTCGGTCACCGCGCTGGCGATCATGGGCTTGCTGCCCGAACGCGGCGCGCGGGTCACCGGCGAGGTGCTGTTCGAAGACACCGATCTGCTGCGGCTGTCCGACCGGCAGTTGCGCGACCGGCGGGGCCGCGACCTCGGCATGGTGTTCCAGGACCCGCTGTCGTCACTGAACCCGGTGATCCCGATCGGTCTGCAGATCACCGAGGTGCTGGAACGGCACCGCAAGATGGAGCGCAAGCAGGCCCGGGTGGAGGCCGTGGACCTGCTCGACCGCGTCGGCATCCCGGACCCGGACCGGCGCCTGTCGGAGTACCCGCACCAGCTCTCCGGCGGCATGCGGCAGCGCGCGCTCATCGCGATCGCGCTGGCCTGCCGCCCGCGGCTGCTGATCGCGGACGAGCCGACGACCGCGCTGGACGTGACGATCCAGGCGCAGATCCTGGCGTTGCTGTCCGAGCTGGTGCGTGACACCGGCACGGCGCTGATCATGATCACCCACGACCTCGGCGTGGTCGCTGGGCTGTGCGACGAGGTGAACGTCATGTACGGCGGGCGGATCGTCGAGCGCGCGGAGCGGCACGCGCTGTTCGCCGCCGCGCGGCACCCGTACACCCACGGGCTGCTCTCGTCGATCCCGCGGCTGGACGCGCCGCGCGGGGAGAAGCTGGTGCCGATCAAGGGCTCGGTCAGCGACAACATCCCGTGGTCGCAGGGGTGTGCGTTCGCGCCGCGCTGCCCGAACGCGCTGGACGTCTGCCGCGAGGTCACGCCGGAGCTCGACGCGGACTCCGGCGGCATGCTGCGGTGCCACAATCCGGTGAACCGCCCGGTCGGGGCGGGCGAGGGGGTGCGCTGA
- a CDS encoding ABC transporter permease — MLRFVIRRLLQAIPTLLVLSVLVFAWLRLLPGGPATALLGDKATPEKVAAMNNVLGLDQPIPVQYVKFLGRILTGDFGASLVSGDSVLAEIGRAFPATVELALAALVLAVGFGIPMGYLAARYRGRFLDHATVLTTLVGVAVPVFFFGVLLKYVFAQKLGVLPPSGRQDVTIDATHVTGLFTLDGLLTGELDATWDAIKHLILPAVALASIPFAVIVRITRASVLDVQQEDFVRTAESKGLTTATIRQRHVLRNALLPVSTTIGLQTGLLLAGAVLTEKVFNWNGLGALLAEGIERRDYPRLQALLLLAATVYVLVNLLVDISYAIIDPRVRVR; from the coding sequence ATGCTCCGATTCGTGATCCGTCGGTTGCTGCAAGCGATCCCGACGCTCCTCGTGCTCTCTGTCCTGGTCTTCGCCTGGCTCCGCCTGCTGCCCGGTGGCCCCGCCACCGCGTTGCTCGGCGACAAGGCGACGCCGGAGAAGGTCGCGGCGATGAACAACGTGCTCGGACTGGACCAGCCGATCCCCGTCCAGTACGTCAAGTTCCTCGGCCGGATCCTCACCGGTGACTTCGGCGCCTCCCTGGTCAGCGGTGACAGCGTGCTCGCCGAGATCGGGCGGGCGTTCCCCGCCACGGTCGAACTGGCGCTGGCGGCACTCGTCCTCGCGGTCGGGTTCGGCATCCCGATGGGATACCTCGCCGCCCGCTACCGCGGCCGGTTCCTGGATCACGCCACCGTGCTCACCACGCTGGTCGGGGTCGCGGTGCCGGTGTTCTTCTTCGGTGTGCTGCTCAAGTACGTGTTCGCGCAGAAGCTGGGTGTCCTGCCGCCGTCGGGCCGTCAGGACGTGACCATCGACGCCACGCACGTCACCGGGTTGTTCACCCTGGACGGCCTGCTCACCGGCGAGCTGGACGCGACCTGGGACGCGATCAAGCACCTGATCCTGCCCGCTGTCGCGCTGGCCAGCATCCCGTTCGCGGTGATCGTGCGGATCACCCGGGCGTCCGTGCTGGACGTGCAGCAGGAGGACTTCGTGCGCACCGCGGAGTCCAAGGGCCTGACCACGGCGACGATCCGGCAGCGGCACGTGCTGCGCAACGCGTTGCTGCCGGTGTCGACCACGATCGGCCTGCAGACCGGTCTGCTGCTGGCCGGCGCCGTGCTGACCGAGAAGGTGTTCAACTGGAACGGGCTCGGCGCGCTGCTGGCCGAGGGCATCGAACGCCGGGACTACCCGCGCCTGCAGGCGTTGCTGCTGCTGGCCGCCACGGTGTACGTCCTGGTCAACCTCCTGGTCGACATCTCGTATGCGATCATCGATCCGAGGGTGCGGGTGCGATGA
- a CDS encoding ABC transporter ATP-binding protein has protein sequence MSEPLVHTEDLRVHFPIKRGVVLDRTVGHVYAVDGVDLEIQRGETYGLVGESGCGKTTLGRGLLRLVEPTGGRAVFDGVDLSTLKGEALRKMRRRMQMVFQDPLSSLDPRQSVESILVEGMRAHGLDKGRESTRKRLRELLTAVGLAENSLRKYPHEFSGGQRQRIGIARALAVEPDLIVADEPVSALDVSVQAQVINLLEELQDSLGLTYLVIAHDLAVVRHISDRIGVMYLGSLVEETDAGTLYDEPLHPYTRALLSAIPVPDPVVEDSRERILLAGDLPSPASPPSGCRFHTRCPWRQETRCDTERPALRELGAGHRVACHWAEDIQAGRITPHEVRPELVNARSAPDSAIPQAASVAEMLEP, from the coding sequence ATGTCCGAACCACTGGTGCACACCGAAGACCTGCGGGTGCACTTCCCGATCAAGCGCGGCGTCGTGCTGGACCGCACGGTCGGTCACGTCTACGCCGTCGACGGTGTGGACCTGGAGATCCAGCGTGGCGAGACCTACGGCCTGGTCGGCGAGTCCGGTTGTGGCAAGACCACGCTCGGCCGCGGCCTGCTGCGGCTGGTCGAGCCGACCGGCGGGCGGGCGGTGTTCGACGGCGTCGACCTGTCCACGCTCAAGGGCGAGGCGCTGCGGAAGATGCGGCGCCGGATGCAGATGGTGTTCCAGGACCCGCTGTCCAGCCTGGACCCGCGGCAGTCGGTCGAATCGATCCTCGTCGAGGGCATGCGGGCGCACGGCCTGGACAAGGGCCGGGAGAGCACCCGCAAGCGCTTGCGGGAGCTGCTGACCGCCGTCGGGCTGGCCGAGAACTCACTGCGGAAGTACCCGCACGAGTTCTCCGGCGGGCAGCGGCAGCGCATCGGGATCGCGCGGGCGCTGGCGGTCGAGCCGGATCTGATCGTGGCCGACGAGCCGGTGTCCGCGCTGGATGTGTCCGTGCAGGCGCAGGTGATCAACCTGCTCGAGGAGCTGCAGGACTCGCTCGGCCTGACCTATCTGGTGATCGCCCACGACCTCGCCGTCGTCCGGCACATCTCCGACCGCATCGGGGTGATGTACCTGGGCTCGCTGGTCGAGGAGACCGACGCGGGGACGCTGTACGACGAGCCGCTGCACCCGTACACGCGCGCGCTGTTGTCGGCGATCCCGGTGCCCGACCCGGTGGTCGAGGACAGCCGGGAGCGGATCCTTCTCGCCGGCGATCTGCCCTCGCCGGCCAGCCCACCGTCGGGTTGCCGGTTCCACACCCGCTGCCCGTGGCGGCAGGAGACCCGGTGCGACACCGAACGGCCCGCGCTGCGCGAGCTCGGCGCCGGGCACCGGGTGGCCTGCCACTGGGCGGAGGACATCCAGGCCGGGCGCATCACGCCGCACGAGGTGCGACCGGAATTGGTGAACGCGCGGTCCGCACCCGATTCGGCGATTCCGCAGGCCGCGTCGGTCGCGGAAATGCTGGAGCCCTGA
- a CDS encoding N-acetylmuramoyl-L-alanine amidase — MRSRVGLVLSWVLLVAGCSPAVAPVAPSSSAPVSSSPVPSSPVPSSPVPSSPVPPRKPVTVVLDPGHNGGNAGRPGVINAPVPAGRGQTKPCNTTGTATDRGYPEHAFTWDVAQRAGALLSAQGVRVVYTRTDDSGVGPCVNERAAIGNRAGADAVVSIHADGSTAAGARGFHVAYSSPPLTAAQGEPSLELARALRSGMAAGGFPVSNYLGSDGLAPRNDLAGLNLSDRPAVLVECGNMRNAVDAALMSTVDGRQRYATAVASAVVSYLTRYAGF; from the coding sequence GTGCGCAGTCGTGTCGGCCTGGTCCTGAGCTGGGTGTTGCTGGTCGCCGGGTGTTCACCGGCGGTGGCCCCGGTGGCTCCCTCCTCATCGGCTCCGGTGTCGTCCTCGCCCGTGCCGTCCTCGCCCGTGCCGTCCTCGCCGGTGCCGTCCTCTCCGGTGCCGCCGCGAAAGCCGGTGACGGTGGTGCTCGATCCCGGGCACAACGGCGGCAACGCGGGCCGGCCTGGCGTGATCAACGCGCCGGTGCCGGCCGGGCGCGGGCAGACGAAGCCGTGCAACACCACGGGCACCGCGACCGACCGCGGGTATCCGGAGCACGCGTTCACCTGGGACGTGGCGCAGCGCGCGGGCGCGTTGCTGTCGGCGCAGGGGGTGCGGGTGGTCTACACGCGCACCGACGATTCCGGCGTGGGGCCGTGTGTGAACGAACGCGCGGCGATCGGGAACCGCGCCGGGGCGGACGCGGTGGTGTCGATCCACGCGGACGGCTCCACCGCGGCCGGGGCGCGCGGCTTCCACGTGGCGTACTCGAGCCCGCCGTTGACCGCCGCGCAGGGCGAGCCGTCGCTGGAACTGGCCCGGGCGCTGCGGTCCGGGATGGCCGCGGGCGGGTTCCCGGTGTCGAACTACCTGGGTTCGGACGGGCTGGCGCCCCGGAACGACCTGGCCGGGCTGAACCTCTCCGACCGCCCGGCGGTGCTCGTGGAATGCGGGAACATGCGCAACGCCGTCGATGCCGCGTTGATGTCCACTGTGGACGGACGGCAGCGGTACGCCACGGCTGTCGCTTCCGCGGTGGTCTCGTACCTGACCCGGTACGCGGGTTTCTGA
- the recR gene encoding recombination mediator RecR, which translates to MYEGVVQDLIDELGHLPGIGPKSAQRIAFHLLAADPADIARLQDVLGKVREGVQFCEICGNVSEQQQCRICRDPRRDTALICVVEEPKDVLAVERTREFKGRYHVLGGALDPLSGIGPDQLRIRELLARLGAEQVTEVIIATDPNTEGEATATYLVRMLRDFPGLAVTRLASGLPMGGDLEFADELTLGRALSGRRAL; encoded by the coding sequence TTGTACGAAGGGGTAGTCCAGGACCTGATCGACGAGCTGGGGCACCTGCCCGGCATCGGCCCGAAGAGCGCGCAGCGGATCGCCTTCCACCTGCTGGCCGCCGACCCGGCCGACATCGCCCGGCTGCAGGATGTGCTCGGCAAGGTCCGCGAAGGCGTGCAGTTCTGCGAGATCTGCGGCAACGTCTCCGAGCAGCAGCAGTGCCGCATCTGCCGGGATCCGCGGCGGGACACGGCGCTGATCTGCGTCGTCGAGGAGCCCAAGGACGTGCTCGCGGTCGAGCGCACCCGCGAGTTCAAGGGCCGCTACCACGTGCTGGGTGGCGCGCTCGACCCGCTGTCCGGCATCGGCCCGGACCAGCTGCGCATCCGCGAACTGCTGGCCCGGCTCGGCGCCGAGCAGGTCACCGAGGTGATCATCGCGACCGACCCGAACACCGAGGGCGAGGCCACCGCGACCTACCTGGTGCGGATGCTGCGGGACTTCCCCGGCCTGGCCGTGACGCGGCTCGCGTCGGGTCTGCCGATGGGCGGTGACCTGGAGTTCGCCGACGAGCTGACCCTCGGCCGCGCCCTGTCCGGCCGCCGCGCCTTGTGA
- a CDS encoding ABC transporter substrate-binding protein has protein sequence MLPTRAGGLRRIALIGLAGALAVTTAACASERGSGNNGASDTFIFGAAGAPKNFDPIFNDDGESFRPTRQMYDTLVTYKPGTTELQGALATAWTPSDGNKTWTFTLRQGVKFHDGTPFNAAAVCFNFDRWYNMKGAAAQSQMIYYGDVFEGFAKNEADTSGQPVYKSCEAKDDHTAVLNLNKPKGAFPDAFGLTSLSMSSPDALKKYNADNVTQSGEAFTYSPYATDHPTGTGPYKFDSFDKANNTITLVRNEDYWGEKAKTAKLIFKIIPDENARKQELAAGTIDGYDYPSPADYNSLKQAGDQVLIRPAFNILYLGINQKNNPKLKDVRVRKAIEFAINKDQLVKNRLPQGAYPQDQFLPDNVPGHTDAVEKDSYNPDAARQLLAQAGASDLALNFYVPTEVTRPYMPNPVDIAAAITDDLKAVGIKVNVVQEPWNGGYKDSVQKAGKQDLHLLGWTGDYADAGNFIGTFFGRPKPEFGFDNPQIFSALSTADAQTTPDAKKAAYENASVLISQYVPAVPLSSSPPAIVVRGNIKGLVPTPLTDERFYTVTKG, from the coding sequence ATGCTCCCAACGCGGGCAGGTGGGTTGCGCCGCATCGCCCTGATCGGGCTTGCCGGCGCCCTCGCGGTCACGACGGCCGCTTGCGCCTCCGAGCGCGGCTCGGGTAACAACGGCGCGAGCGACACCTTCATCTTCGGCGCGGCCGGTGCGCCGAAGAACTTCGATCCGATCTTCAACGACGACGGCGAGAGTTTCCGCCCCACCCGCCAGATGTACGACACCCTGGTCACCTACAAGCCGGGCACCACCGAGCTGCAGGGTGCGCTGGCCACCGCCTGGACACCGAGCGACGGCAACAAGACCTGGACCTTCACGCTGCGCCAGGGCGTCAAGTTCCACGACGGCACCCCCTTCAACGCCGCGGCGGTCTGCTTCAACTTCGACCGCTGGTACAACATGAAGGGCGCCGCCGCCCAGAGCCAGATGATCTACTACGGCGACGTCTTCGAGGGCTTCGCCAAGAACGAGGCCGACACCAGTGGCCAGCCCGTCTACAAGAGCTGCGAGGCCAAGGACGACCACACCGCCGTCCTCAACCTCAACAAGCCCAAGGGCGCCTTCCCGGACGCGTTCGGCCTGACCTCGTTGTCGATGTCCAGCCCGGACGCGCTGAAGAAGTACAACGCCGACAACGTGACGCAGAGCGGTGAGGCGTTCACCTACTCGCCCTACGCCACCGACCACCCGACCGGCACCGGCCCGTACAAGTTCGACAGCTTCGACAAGGCCAACAACACGATCACGCTGGTCCGCAACGAGGACTACTGGGGTGAGAAGGCCAAGACCGCCAAGCTCATCTTCAAGATCATCCCGGACGAGAACGCCCGCAAGCAGGAGCTCGCGGCCGGCACCATCGACGGCTACGACTACCCGAGCCCGGCGGACTACAACTCGCTCAAGCAGGCCGGCGACCAGGTGCTGATCCGGCCCGCGTTCAACATCCTCTACCTGGGCATCAACCAGAAGAACAACCCGAAGCTCAAGGACGTGCGGGTCCGCAAGGCGATCGAGTTCGCCATCAACAAGGACCAGCTGGTCAAGAACCGGCTGCCGCAGGGCGCCTACCCGCAGGACCAGTTCCTGCCGGACAACGTGCCCGGCCACACCGACGCGGTCGAGAAGGACAGCTACAACCCGGACGCGGCCCGGCAGCTGCTGGCCCAGGCAGGCGCCTCGGACCTGGCGCTGAACTTCTACGTGCCCACGGAGGTCACGCGGCCCTACATGCCCAACCCGGTGGACATCGCCGCCGCGATCACCGACGACCTGAAGGCGGTCGGCATCAAGGTCAACGTGGTCCAGGAGCCGTGGAACGGCGGGTACAAGGACTCCGTGCAGAAGGCCGGCAAGCAGGACCTGCACCTGCTCGGCTGGACCGGTGACTACGCCGACGCGGGCAACTTCATCGGTACCTTCTTCGGGCGGCCGAAGCCGGAGTTCGGCTTCGACAACCCGCAGATCTTCAGTGCACTGTCCACTGCGGACGCGCAGACCACGCCGGACGCGAAGAAGGCCGCCTACGAGAACGCCAGCGTGCTGATCTCCCAGTACGTCCCGGCGGTCCCGCTGTCGTCGTCGCCGCCTGCCATCGTGGTCCGCGGGAACATCAAGGGCCTGGTCCCGACCCCGCTGACCGACGAGCGCTTCTACACGGTCACCAAGGGCTGA
- a CDS encoding ABC transporter permease, translating into MTSLLRRRAERIDDLAEAGGTSLAADAVKRMSRNPVAIIGAVITVLFVLLAILAPFLAPKNPYIPYDELRANLRPDFIPGPMDGFVLGSDHRGYDFFSRLLVGAQQTLIVGVVATLIGLMVGMVIGGLAGALGGWVDTLLMRFTDILLAIPSLLLAISIAALFSQGTQWTVIIAVAVVSVPVFARLLRGAMLSQRSSDHVLAATALGVRRRTIVFRHMLPNSLGPVVVQATLTLATSIIDVAALSFLGLGDNNTSRAEWGLMLAQAQSLLDVKPSLAFYPAIAIIVVALGFTLLGESLREALDPKNRR; encoded by the coding sequence ATGACCTCCCTGTTGCGGCGCAGAGCCGAACGCATCGACGATCTCGCGGAGGCCGGCGGCACCAGCCTGGCGGCGGACGCGGTGAAGCGGATGTCGCGCAACCCGGTCGCGATCATCGGCGCGGTCATCACGGTCCTGTTCGTGCTGCTGGCGATCCTGGCGCCGTTCCTGGCGCCGAAGAACCCCTACATCCCCTACGACGAGCTGCGCGCGAACCTGCGGCCGGACTTCATCCCCGGGCCGATGGACGGGTTCGTGCTCGGCAGCGACCACCGCGGGTACGACTTCTTCTCGCGGCTGCTGGTGGGCGCGCAGCAGACGCTGATCGTCGGTGTCGTCGCCACGCTGATCGGTTTGATGGTCGGCATGGTCATCGGCGGGCTGGCCGGCGCGCTGGGTGGCTGGGTGGACACGCTGCTGATGCGGTTCACCGACATCCTGCTCGCGATTCCCTCGCTGCTGCTGGCGATCTCGATCGCGGCGCTGTTCTCCCAAGGGACACAGTGGACGGTCATCATCGCGGTCGCGGTGGTGAGCGTGCCGGTGTTCGCCCGGCTGTTGCGCGGCGCGATGCTCTCGCAGCGGTCGAGCGATCACGTGCTGGCGGCGACCGCGCTGGGTGTCCGGCGCCGCACGATCGTGTTCCGGCACATGCTGCCGAACTCACTCGGTCCGGTGGTCGTGCAGGCCACCCTGACTCTGGCGACGTCGATCATCGATGTGGCGGCCCTGTCGTTCCTCGGCCTCGGCGACAACAACACCAGCCGGGCGGAGTGGGGCCTGATGCTGGCCCAGGCCCAGTCCCTGCTGGACGTCAAGCCGAGCCTGGCGTTCTACCCGGCCATCGCGATCATCGTGGTGGCGCTGGGGTTCACGCTGCTCGGTGAGTCGCTGCGCGAGGCGCTCGACCCGAAGAACAGGCGGTAG
- a CDS encoding DNA polymerase III subunit gamma and tau yields MALALYRKYRPATFAEVVGQEHVTEPLRAALTAGRINHAYLFSGPRGCGKTSSARIMARSLNCVEGPTPDPCGKCDSCRALAPEGPGSIDVTELDAASHGGVDDARELRDRAFYAPAESRYRVFIIDEAHMVTTQGFNALLKIVEEPPEHLIFIFATTEPDKVLPTIRSRTHHYPFRLIPPSAMRDLLERNVAAEGIHVDPAVYPLVIRAGGGSARDTQSVLDQLLAGAGPDGVTYDRAISLLGVTDSALINDMIDGLAADDSAAVFGTVDRLVEAGHEPRRFASDLLDRLRDLVLLRSVPDAAARNLVSAPADELDRMTAQAERAGLATLTRYAEIVHNGLLEMRGATAPRLLLELLCARMLLPSASEGEAAVLQRLERLERRVTVSGGGSLPPSDGQAPAPERFQRPSQRPAAGSAPDAAERPQSAASGGPSRPAAEAASTRSRPAPEAPVRRATEPAAAPGPAPRPESAAPPEGAAAGATAGGPRPVAEAASRPAPEAPVRRPTEPAAPGEAAGATEATGATEATEATEAAAPGGIDAAAIRRVWPDLLAAIRKTSRSTEAMMINATVQSVEGSLVTLAHSAEPLARRLSEPRNADFIAGALHEVLGGTWQVRCVHGGGGGGGSARRDGPSPRPNPPQREAPQQRTFQRPTPAAAPAPAARPTPPAEPADDIPLPPEPDDEETAMADGGGPVPDVVLAPQTDPEELARRLLAEHLGAQPID; encoded by the coding sequence GTGGCCCTGGCTCTCTACCGCAAGTACCGTCCGGCGACCTTCGCCGAGGTCGTCGGGCAGGAGCACGTCACCGAACCGCTGCGTGCCGCCCTGACGGCGGGCCGCATCAACCACGCGTACCTGTTCTCCGGGCCGCGCGGCTGCGGCAAGACCTCCAGTGCGCGGATCATGGCCCGCTCCCTGAACTGCGTCGAAGGCCCCACCCCCGACCCGTGCGGCAAGTGCGACTCCTGCCGCGCGCTGGCGCCCGAGGGCCCCGGCAGCATCGACGTCACCGAGCTCGACGCGGCCAGCCACGGTGGCGTCGACGACGCCCGCGAACTGCGCGACCGCGCCTTCTACGCACCGGCCGAGTCCCGGTACCGGGTGTTCATCATCGACGAGGCGCACATGGTCACCACGCAGGGCTTCAACGCCCTGCTCAAGATCGTCGAAGAGCCGCCGGAACACCTGATCTTCATCTTCGCCACCACCGAGCCGGACAAGGTGCTGCCGACCATCCGGTCGCGCACCCACCACTACCCGTTCCGGCTGATCCCGCCCAGCGCCATGCGCGACCTGCTGGAACGCAACGTCGCCGCCGAGGGCATCCACGTCGACCCGGCGGTGTACCCGCTGGTGATCCGCGCCGGCGGCGGCTCGGCGCGCGACACGCAGTCGGTGCTGGACCAGCTGCTGGCCGGCGCGGGCCCGGACGGCGTCACGTACGACCGGGCGATCTCGCTGCTCGGCGTCACCGACTCGGCCCTGATCAACGACATGATCGACGGCCTTGCCGCGGACGACTCGGCCGCGGTGTTCGGCACGGTCGACCGGCTGGTCGAGGCCGGGCACGAGCCGCGCCGGTTCGCCAGCGACCTGCTCGACCGGCTGCGTGACCTGGTGCTGCTGCGGTCGGTGCCGGACGCGGCGGCGCGCAACCTGGTGTCCGCGCCCGCCGACGAGCTGGACCGGATGACCGCGCAGGCCGAGCGTGCGGGGCTGGCGACCCTGACCCGGTACGCGGAGATCGTGCACAACGGGTTGCTGGAGATGCGCGGCGCGACGGCTCCGCGGCTGCTGCTGGAGCTGCTGTGCGCACGGATGCTGCTGCCGTCCGCGTCGGAGGGCGAGGCCGCCGTGCTGCAACGGCTGGAGCGTCTGGAGCGCCGGGTCACGGTCAGCGGCGGCGGAAGCCTGCCGCCGTCCGACGGCCAGGCGCCCGCACCGGAACGCTTCCAGCGGCCCTCGCAGCGCCCGGCGGCCGGATCGGCGCCGGACGCGGCGGAACGACCGCAGAGCGCCGCTTCCGGTGGGCCGTCCCGCCCGGCGGCGGAGGCCGCATCGACGAGGTCGCGGCCCGCGCCGGAAGCTCCCGTCCGCCGCGCGACCGAACCCGCCGCCGCCCCCGGCCCGGCACCGCGCCCGGAGTCCGCTGCGCCCCCGGAGGGTGCCGCGGCGGGAGCTACCGCCGGTGGGCCGCGGCCGGTGGCCGAAGCCGCATCGCGTCCCGCGCCGGAGGCGCCGGTGCGCCGTCCCACCGAACCGGCCGCACCCGGCGAAGCCGCTGGAGCCACCGAAGCCACTGGAGCCACCGAAGCCACTGAAGCCACTGAAGCCGCCGCACCTGGCGGGATCGACGCGGCCGCGATCCGGCGGGTCTGGCCGGATCTGCTGGCCGCGATCCGCAAGACGAGCCGCAGCACCGAGGCGATGATGATCAACGCGACGGTGCAGAGCGTGGAGGGCTCGCTGGTCACGCTGGCGCACAGCGCGGAGCCCCTGGCGCGCCGGTTGTCGGAGCCGCGCAACGCCGATTTCATCGCCGGTGCCCTGCACGAGGTGCTCGGCGGGACGTGGCAGGTGCGCTGCGTGCACGGCGGTGGCGGTGGCGGCGGTTCGGCTCGCCGGGACGGCCCGTCGCCGCGCCCGAACCCGCCACAGCGTGAGGCGCCGCAGCAGCGGACGTTCCAGCGCCCCACCCCGGCGGCCGCGCCGGCGCCGGCGGCACGCCCCACCCCGCCGGCGGAGCCCGCGGACGACATCCCCCTCCCGCCCGAGCCGGACGACGAGGAAACGGCGATGGCCGACGGCGGGGGCCCCGTGCCGGACGTGGTGCTCGCCCCGCAGACCGACCCGGAGGAACTGGCGCGCCGCCTGCTGGCCGAGCACCTGGGCGCCCAGCCGATCGACTGA